Proteins co-encoded in one Ignavibacteria bacterium genomic window:
- a CDS encoding flavodoxin family protein, with amino-acid sequence MKITVFNGSPRAKLGNTNVIVENFLEGARQAGAEAEQVYLAKYKINPCRGCKTCWEKTPGKCAQKDDMAELIDKVISSDVMGFATPVYADNVSGTLKNFIDRLIVIGDPHWVKDEFGECRHVLRYEKPNRLLVFSNCGFPEQSHFQVLRLLFKRMARNLGWSIMGEVYRAGGALLTSKDENTIPFIEKYKQLLKKAGIEAVEQGRISEETSAELEKPLLPIPNFTDVFFRRVNQICDEMDLRFK; translated from the coding sequence ATGAAAATTACAGTCTTTAACGGAAGTCCGAGGGCAAAGCTGGGTAACACGAACGTTATAGTTGAGAATTTTCTTGAGGGTGCAAGGCAGGCAGGCGCCGAGGCTGAGCAGGTTTATTTAGCAAAGTATAAAATAAACCCATGCCGGGGGTGCAAGACGTGCTGGGAAAAAACTCCGGGCAAATGTGCGCAGAAGGACGACATGGCGGAGCTGATAGATAAAGTTATATCGTCGGATGTAATGGGTTTTGCCACGCCTGTTTATGCCGATAATGTAAGCGGCACGCTTAAGAACTTTATTGACAGGCTGATAGTAATTGGTGATCCTCACTGGGTGAAGGATGAGTTTGGGGAATGCCGTCATGTGCTGCGTTATGAAAAACCGAACAGGCTCCTGGTTTTTTCGAACTGCGGTTTTCCGGAGCAGAGTCACTTCCAGGTATTGCGTCTGTTGTTTAAGAGGATGGCGAGGAACCTGGGCTGGAGCATAATGGGGGAAGTCTACAGGGCAGGCGGAGCGCTTTTGACTTCAAAGGATGAAAATACTATTCCGTTTATCGAGAAGTACAAGCAGCTGCTGAAGAAAGCCGGGATTGAAGCAGTAGAGCAGGGGAGGATAAGCGAAGAGACCTCGGCAGAGCTTGAAAAGCCGCTATTGCCCATTCCCAATTTTACGGATGTTTTTTTCAGGCGTGTAAATCAGATTTGTGATGAGATGGATTTAAGGTTTAAATAG
- a CDS encoding type II toxin-antitoxin system RelE/ParE family toxin: MNKYRVIAYEDHEGYSEVDAFIESRKEGDQVKIYSFIDKLEADGPQLPRPYADLLRDGIHELRVKLSGKQTRTLYFFCYGNYIVLSHTFVKNTDKVPDEEIDKAIAHREDFCQRFTRQKLDKQYEA; this comes from the coding sequence ATGAACAAATATCGTGTAATTGCATATGAAGATCATGAAGGATATTCTGAAGTAGATGCCTTTATCGAAAGTAGAAAGGAGGGGGACCAGGTAAAAATATACTCCTTTATTGACAAACTGGAAGCAGATGGTCCACAGCTGCCTAGACCTTATGCCGACTTATTAAGAGATGGCATTCATGAGCTTAGGGTTAAATTATCGGGAAAACAGACAAGGACCTTATATTTCTTCTGTTATGGGAACTATATCGTTCTTAGCCATACTTTTGTAAAGAATACAGATAAAGTACCAGATGAGGAGATTGACAAGGCAATCGCTCATCGTGAGGATTTCTGCCAGAGATTTACAAGGCAGAAATTAGATAAGCAATACGAAGCATAA
- a CDS encoding DUF2188 domain-containing protein, producing MPKDIDPHGTVKQDNRWAVKRSGKAKAESAESKQNKILEKAREIAKKKNTNKD from the coding sequence ATGCCAAAAGATATTGATCCGCATGGTACAGTAAAGCAGGATAACAGGTGGGCTGTAAAAAGATCGGGAAAAGCAAAAGCAGAGAGCGCTGAATCCAAACAGAATAAAATTCTGGAGAAGGCCAGGGAGATAGCGAAGAAGAAAAACACAAATAAGGATTAA
- a CDS encoding helix-turn-helix transcriptional regulator yields MINYHKKLQEKLKKPEFAKLYKQERLILEIAVELAKVREKNGLTQSELARMAELTQQQVSKLENGISFNVTTLLKVCSVLHVKLCIAEDTKEHPQHTKAAAV; encoded by the coding sequence ATGATCAACTACCATAAGAAATTACAGGAAAAACTCAAGAAACCGGAGTTTGCAAAACTTTACAAACAGGAAAGACTTATTCTCGAAATAGCCGTAGAGCTCGCAAAGGTCAGAGAAAAGAATGGGCTTACGCAATCTGAACTTGCCCGGATGGCAGAGTTGACCCAACAGCAGGTCTCAAAGTTAGAAAACGGAATCAGCTTTAACGTGACAACCTTATTAAAGGTTTGCAGTGTGCTGCACGTGAAACTCTGTATCGCAGAGGATACCAAAGAACACCCGCAGCACACGAAGGCTGCTGCTGTATAA
- a CDS encoding cytochrome c — MKKYVSASVITFAFILFVLTQLQCSNQNKENKNMSHDELVARGKYLVNFGGCNDCHSPKVMTAQGPVPDSTRLLSGHPAGTPLAPIDTSVTNSKWVYTSMDLTAWAGPWGVTFPANITPDDQTGIGSWDENVFVKAMREGKHMGSGRPILPPMPWQSVAGLTDQDLKAVFTYLKSIKPISNKVPDPIPPNMVAQASVAGK, encoded by the coding sequence ATGAAGAAATATGTATCCGCTTCGGTGATTACATTTGCGTTTATTCTTTTTGTTTTGACCCAGCTTCAGTGCTCAAACCAAAATAAAGAGAATAAGAATATGTCACACGATGAACTCGTTGCCCGCGGCAAATACCTCGTTAATTTCGGAGGATGCAACGACTGCCATTCACCTAAGGTTATGACTGCCCAGGGCCCCGTACCCGACTCAACCCGGCTCCTCTCCGGCCATCCCGCCGGCACACCGCTGGCCCCAATCGATACATCGGTCACTAATTCCAAATGGGTCTATACCAGCATGGACCTTACAGCCTGGGCCGGACCATGGGGCGTTACTTTCCCCGCAAATATTACTCCCGACGACCAGACAGGAATTGGAAGCTGGGATGAGAACGTATTCGTTAAGGCAATGAGAGAAGGAAAACATATGGGAAGCGGCCGCCCTATACTGCCACCTATGCCCTGGCAAAGTGTGGCCGGCTTAACCGACCAGGACCTGAAGGCAGTCTTTACATACCTTAAATCCATTAAACCAATTAGCAATAAGGTGCCCGATCCCATTCCGCCTAATATGGTTGCCCAGGCATCCGTAGCCGGGAAATAG